One Helianthus annuus cultivar XRQ/B chromosome 7, HanXRQr2.0-SUNRISE, whole genome shotgun sequence genomic region harbors:
- the LOC110882662 gene encoding 40S ribosomal protein S11 isoform X2, with amino-acid sequence MEAVEEPAAATLLSGNMFTFSSSATSQMDCIDGTYIDKKCPFTGDVSIRGRILAGTCHSAERVRTIIVHRDYLYYVKKYQRYEKRHSNIPAHISPCFRVKEGDHVTVGQCRFALPVHLFSYSLYVLLVLTWGCLLRN; translated from the exons ATGGAGGCGGTGGAGGAACCGGCTGCCGCCACATTACTTTCTGGAAACATGTTTACTTTTTCGTCATCTGCTACTTCACAGATGGATTGTATTGATG GAACTTACATTGACAAGAAGTGCCCTTTCACTGGTGATGTCTCCATTAGAGGTCGTATTCTTGCTGGTACTTGCCACAGTGCGGAAAGGGTTAGGACCATTATTGTTCATCGGGACTACCTCTATTATGTGAAGAAGTATCAGCG TTATGAGAAGCGCCATTCAAACATCCCAGCACACATTTCGCCATGTTTCCGAGTGAAAGAAGGTGACCATGTCACCGTTGGACAGTGCAGGTTTGCTTTACCTGTGCATCTTTTTAGTTATAGTTTATATGTGCTGCTGGTTTTGACATGGG GGTGCTTGCTGAGAAACTAA
- the LOC110882662 gene encoding 40S ribosomal protein S11 isoform X1, whose amino-acid sequence MEAVEEPAAATLLSGNMFTFSSSATSQMDCIDGTYIDKKCPFTGDVSIRGRILAGTCHSAERVRTIIVHRDYLYYVKKYQRYEKRHSNIPAHISPCFRVKEGDHVTVGQCRVLAEKLNLNYEDAERWILNLIRTSKLDAKINTQTGMVVMEPNHPNV is encoded by the exons ATGGAGGCGGTGGAGGAACCGGCTGCCGCCACATTACTTTCTGGAAACATGTTTACTTTTTCGTCATCTGCTACTTCACAGATGGATTGTATTGATG GAACTTACATTGACAAGAAGTGCCCTTTCACTGGTGATGTCTCCATTAGAGGTCGTATTCTTGCTGGTACTTGCCACAGTGCGGAAAGGGTTAGGACCATTATTGTTCATCGGGACTACCTCTATTATGTGAAGAAGTATCAGCG TTATGAGAAGCGCCATTCAAACATCCCAGCACACATTTCGCCATGTTTCCGAGTGAAAGAAGGTGACCATGTCACCGTTGGACAGTGCAG GGTGCTTGCTGAGAAACTAAACCTAAACTATGAAGATGCTGAAAGGTGGATTTTGAATCTCATTCGAACCTCGAAGTTAGATGCCAAAATCAATACCCAAACTGGAATGGTTGTTATGGAACCCAATCATCCTAACGTGTAA